One Ferrimicrobium acidiphilum DSM 19497 DNA segment encodes these proteins:
- a CDS encoding TIGR01777 family oxidoreductase, whose product MRIGLTGSHGLIGSALAVALGQQGHEVLSIPRGKSTAKGGPDLVEDRASSPLFFDPDGGPSSLDALEGIDAVIHLAGEPIGDHRWDARVRSSIYSSRVYGTRSLIAALAALKSPPATVLVASASGIYGDRGSEELTEESTQGAGFLAKVVTDWEAESRTGEGFANRLVLLRTGVVLDASGGLLGRLLPLFRLGLGGRLASGEQYMSWITLADEVRAIQYCLENPAISGPVNLVAPNPVTNREFTKDLAVAVGRPAVFAVPRTALELVLGKEMARELALVSQRIVPNVLQSAGFTFGTPTLDVALAELLARSSH is encoded by the coding sequence ATGCGGATTGGACTGACTGGAAGTCATGGACTCATAGGTTCGGCCCTCGCGGTGGCCCTAGGTCAACAGGGTCATGAGGTGTTGTCGATACCAAGAGGAAAGTCCACGGCCAAAGGTGGGCCTGATCTCGTAGAAGATCGTGCTTCGAGTCCTCTCTTTTTTGACCCAGATGGTGGGCCGAGCAGCCTCGATGCGCTAGAGGGCATTGACGCGGTGATCCACCTTGCGGGCGAACCGATTGGCGATCACCGTTGGGACGCGCGTGTGCGATCAAGTATCTACTCATCAAGGGTGTATGGAACCCGTTCGCTCATAGCAGCGCTCGCTGCCCTCAAGAGCCCCCCGGCTACCGTGCTTGTCGCATCGGCCTCCGGGATCTACGGCGATCGAGGATCCGAGGAGCTTACCGAGGAGTCGACGCAAGGAGCCGGTTTTCTCGCTAAGGTCGTGACAGATTGGGAGGCGGAGTCACGAACTGGAGAAGGGTTTGCGAATCGGCTGGTGTTGCTGCGTACCGGGGTGGTGCTCGATGCCAGCGGTGGACTGCTTGGACGGTTGTTGCCGCTCTTCCGTCTCGGCCTCGGTGGTCGCCTCGCCTCCGGCGAGCAGTACATGAGTTGGATCACGCTAGCTGACGAGGTTCGTGCGATTCAATACTGCCTCGAAAACCCAGCTATAAGTGGGCCCGTCAATCTCGTCGCGCCCAACCCAGTCACTAATCGCGAGTTCACCAAGGATCTCGCCGTAGCCGTCGGTCGGCCCGCAGTATTCGCGGTTCCAAGAACCGCGTTGGAGCTCGTGCTAGGTAAAGAGATGGCACGAGAACTCGCACTTGTTTCACAACGTATCGTTCCTAATGTGCTGCAATCAGCGGGATTCACCTTTGGGACACCAACCCTTGATGTAGCTCTGGCCGAGTTGCTGGCGAGATCTAGTCATTAG
- a CDS encoding FMN-binding negative transcriptional regulator gives MSPAKLFYTDDIPTLIAIAKENPFGDLVTVGANGPLTTAIPLLITVDGDDVMVQGHLTRTNPQWRQSRLDLEALAVFRAEHSYVSPRWYRTSADNQHHVPTWNYSRVEAVGELEFFDDANDLLTLVTTLTAKFEPPAPTGWSPDQSPDDYISAQLKAIVGFNLRVRELRGIRKLSQNKPLEDRKAVIASLDQIGETTLASTMRSLLDTTND, from the coding sequence ATGTCACCTGCGAAGCTCTTTTATACCGACGATATCCCCACCCTCATCGCTATAGCCAAGGAGAACCCGTTTGGCGACCTGGTCACGGTTGGAGCCAATGGACCCCTGACCACAGCGATCCCCCTGCTGATTACAGTCGATGGCGATGACGTCATGGTACAAGGGCACCTCACCCGAACCAACCCACAGTGGCGACAATCACGTTTGGACCTCGAAGCGCTCGCGGTCTTTCGGGCTGAACATAGCTACGTCTCGCCAAGATGGTACCGTACCAGTGCGGACAACCAACACCACGTCCCCACCTGGAACTACTCGCGAGTCGAGGCGGTGGGAGAACTTGAGTTCTTTGATGATGCCAACGATCTTTTAACACTTGTTACCACCCTCACTGCCAAGTTCGAGCCCCCAGCACCCACTGGTTGGAGTCCTGATCAAAGTCCCGACGACTACATCTCGGCCCAATTGAAGGCGATTGTCGGTTTTAACTTGAGGGTCAGGGAGCTCCGCGGCATTCGTAAGCTATCACAAAACAAACCGCTAGAGGACCGGAAGGCGGTTATAGCCTCACTGGATCAGATCGGCGAGACGACTCTGGCCTCGACGATGCGGAGCCTGCTCGACACCACTAATGACTAG
- a CDS encoding alpha/beta fold hydrolase: MALSRSIHLERVNQNSSASVRIVTVHGAMDRGGSFRALAKYLSPLEVVIWDRAGYAHSLDVAPANVENHLADLSEILDEKPAVVFGHSLGGTYALWLASLGHPNLLGVSTFESPLPGGGWWGEDWDVDPHEAAAGHVPRERAGDLAEAFLRRMISDPVWERLPERTKALRRTEGRAFLRELGQLVDGRISFDPSEITVDVVAGISSRPSHHHRFGLIKLVESIDVTSYCVPHSRHGAHLTNPQALAEVVVQQFAKVTQA, translated from the coding sequence ATGGCTCTCAGTCGGTCTATTCATCTTGAGCGAGTGAATCAGAATTCATCGGCATCGGTGCGAATTGTGACCGTGCATGGAGCCATGGATCGCGGCGGGTCGTTTCGTGCGCTAGCAAAATACCTCTCTCCGCTGGAGGTGGTGATCTGGGATCGAGCCGGCTACGCTCACTCGCTCGATGTCGCTCCAGCAAACGTCGAGAATCATCTCGCGGATCTGAGCGAGATCCTAGATGAGAAGCCGGCTGTAGTTTTCGGCCATTCACTTGGCGGGACCTACGCATTGTGGCTAGCGTCGTTGGGTCACCCCAACCTGCTTGGGGTATCGACATTTGAGTCTCCGTTGCCAGGAGGTGGCTGGTGGGGGGAGGACTGGGATGTTGATCCACACGAGGCGGCGGCTGGGCACGTCCCACGTGAACGCGCCGGAGACTTAGCGGAGGCGTTCCTGCGGCGAATGATCTCCGATCCGGTGTGGGAGCGTCTCCCTGAACGCACGAAAGCTCTGCGGCGAACGGAAGGGCGAGCTTTTCTACGTGAACTTGGACAGCTGGTCGACGGCAGGATCAGCTTCGATCCAAGTGAGATCACGGTCGACGTGGTGGCGGGTATATCTTCACGGCCCTCGCACCACCATCGTTTTGGCTTGATCAAGCTAGTCGAGTCGATCGATGTGACCAGTTACTGCGTCCCGCATTCACGTCACGGTGCCCACCTAACTAACCCCCAAGCGCTGGCTGAGGTCGTGGTGCAGCAGTTTGCAAAGGTGACTCAGGCTTAG